One region of Lytechinus pictus isolate F3 Inbred chromosome 8, Lp3.0, whole genome shotgun sequence genomic DNA includes:
- the LOC129266980 gene encoding interferon-induced very large GTPase 1-like, with translation MTDFHARGHLLSDLNKSSREERRNEGGVFDLEALLEMQNTSVGSENNETMNLNPLDVMVAIFTCCDNFLKQTLAQKLFICKLAIPFLYPLGSEGKVGMSLWALRTITVQRQTEKNCISKSSVTDKYFPVVTFVRLGRAPLSKSKLMNDILKDDGHDTFFHKDCLNGTVTRRITNGLVECFWFIALDGQKDHLPETTTILNLRGDASVMKKQMQILQEISSVIFVSATDQELATPQNTNTFQQILQTNAKVILLLICGKHEQGTLACFETIGKDFIKAVSIILSRTKDGIRKNASVLKTEAREKLSEAISGCSGAVLEECALRVREMGIIIDEYDDEACLEGKVLADNVVSNVKDMNIADCKNLLLPLQGPYWIENCNMLKRLHRTAGQGTQSSSHHADELKQKMKLLREKQVEICKNGLTPFIKDFMSTLQKNGDVMYFLRWIDLYLNEHQLANASFGMENIFRELGQIYEAMNGSGKEEQDTGVDVEYLPEIAAKLLVKGIPLELVDGDSSSIHIVWVSAVLRQLGNIIGEKRLFVLSILGIQSSGKSTLLNTMFGLQFAVSAGGCTKGAYMQLIPVDKHADLPFDYVVVVDTEGLRAPGLGQLKYEPDNKLATLVFGLGNVNMIHIKRELSEEMTDVLQIVVHAFLRMNRARKHTRGDKTCIFLHQNTPEANAEEMRHGCLKVQGALNDRTKEAALCENLKNIYLFSQIVNFDVEEHVWFFPDLWHGNPLKARANPAYCEKVAALRSNVLGEIAKGQKAFLTSSDLSIHLADLWNRILDDDFVFRFRNSLEMKSHNSMQSNYYTLEMN, from the coding sequence ATGACTGATTTTCATGCAAGAGGCCATCTTTTGTCAGATTTGAACAAGTCATCAAGAGAAGAGAGACGCAATGAGGGAGGTGTCTTTGACCTAGAGGCTCTTCttgaaatgcaaaatacaagTGTTGGTTCTGAAAACAATGAAACGATGAATCTTAACCCTTTGGATGTTATGGTGGCAATATTTACATGCTGCGACAACTTTCTAAAACAAACTCTTGCTCAGAAGCTTTTTATTTGCAAACTTGCCATTCCCTTTCTGTATCCTCTTGGATCAGAAGGCAAGGTCGGGATGTCACTATGGGCACTAAGAACGATTACTGTTCAGCGGCAAACCGAGAAAAATTGCATTTCCAAATCGTCGGTGACAGACAAATATTTCCCTGTGGTGACATTTGTTAGATTGGGCAGGGCACCACTGTCTAAGTCCAAGCTGATGAACGATATTCTCAAGGATGATGGTCATGACACCTTCTTCCACAAAGATTGCCTCAATGGTACCGTAACCAGAAGGATAACTAATGGTCTTGTGGAATGTTTCTGGTTTATTGCATTAGATGGACAAAAAGACCACCTACCTGAAACAACTACGATACTAAACTTAAGAGGCGATGCCTCTGTAATGAAGAAACAAATGCAGATTTTGCAGGAAATATCTTCTGTAATATTTGTGTCAGCCACTGATCAAGAACTGGCAACACCCCAAAACACCAACACATTCCAACAAATCTTACAAACTAATGCTAAAGTCATCCTTCTTTTGATCTGCGGAAAACACGAACAAGGTACACTGGCTTGTTTTGAGACAATTGGAAAGGATTTCATAAAAGCTGTCAGTATAATTTTATCCAGAACCAAAGACGGTATTCGGAAAAATGCCAGTGTGCTCAAGACTGAAGCTAGAGAAAAGCTGTCAGAAGCGATCAGTGGGTGTTCTGGTGCAGTTTTAGAAGAGTGCGCTCTACGTGTGAGGGAGATGGGGATCATCAtagatgaatatgatgatgaagcCTGCCTTGAAGGTAAGGTCCTTGCAGATAATGTTGTCAGCAACGTGAAAGACATGAACATCGCTGACTGTAAAAACCTCCTTCTTCCTTTGCAAGGTCCTTATTGGATTGAAAACTGCAATATGCTAAAGAGGCTACACAGAACAGCTGGTCAGGGTACACAGTCGTCATCACATCATGCTGATGAATTGAAACAGAAGATGAAACTTCTTCGTGAAAAACAGGTGGAAATATGCAAAAACGGACTAACTCCCTTCATCAAAGACTTCATGTCAACTCTGCAAAAGAACGGAGATGTTATGTATTTCCTGAGGTGGATTGATCTCTATTTGAATGAACATCAGCTTGCCAATGCATCATTTGGAATGGAAAACATTTTCAGAGAATTGGGTCAAATTTACGAAGCGATGAATGGGAGTGGCAAAGAAGAACAAGACACTGGGGTAGATGTGGAGTATCTGCCAGAAATAGCTGCCAAACTCCTAGTGAAGGGCATCCCATTGGAGTTAGTTGATGGAGACTCATCAAGTATTCACATTGTATGGGTAAGCGCAGTGTTGAGGCAGCTTGGAAATATTATTGGCGAAAAGAGACTCTTTGTTCTCTCCATCTTGGGTATCCAGAGCTCTGGGAAATCAACACTTTTAAACACCATGTTTGGGTTGCAGTTCGCCGTTAGTGCAGGGGGATGCACAAAGGGAGCATACATGCAACTCATCCCAGTAGATAAACACGCTGATCTTCCATTTGATTATGTTGTTGTTGTAGATACAGAAGGGCTTCGTGCACCAGGACTAGGACAACTTAAATACGAGCCTGATAATAAGCTTGCAACTCTCGTATTTGGTCTAGGTAATGTAAACATGATTCACATCAAAAGAGAACTCTCAGAAGAAATGACAGACGTCTTGCAGATTGTAGTGCATGCCTTCTTAAGGATGAACCGTGCAAGAAAACACACTCGAGGTGACAAAACCTGCATATTTCTTCATCAGAATACCCCAGAAGCTAATGCAGAGGAAATGAGGCACGGATGCCTGAAAGTGCAAGGTGCCTTAAACGATAGGACCAAAGAAGCAGCCCTCTGTGAAAACCTAAAAAACATCTACCTATTCTCCCAGATTGTGAACTTTGATGTCGAAGAACATGTATGGTTCTTCCCTGATCTGTGGCATGGCAATCCACTCAAGGCCCGTGCAAATCCAGCGTATTGTGAAAAGGTAGCTGCCTTACGGTCGAACGTTTTGGGAGAGATTGCGAAAGGACAGAAAGCATTTCTGACATCTTCAGATTTATCCATTCACCTTGCTGATCTATGGAATAGGATCCTTGATGATGACTTTGTCTTCAGATTCCGCAACAGTCTTGAGATGAAATCCCACAATAGCATGCAATCCAATTACTACACTTTGGAGATGAATTGA
- the LOC135154900 gene encoding uncharacterized protein LOC135154900 — MAVPKRKRLVLWILCVLNVCSFMFFTGTRGDVPDDVVYTELHKDVRIGDRAVLTCRFRGSPLAVYWKKGDDPRNAPNLVSWIPTDDVTGKCEGQRVCEIMEMNENYSLVIKEVAFAERGRYTCRVANYKGNVIHNFTDVSLYAPPKEPFPVINGCFNNVSSASNPESCSVLANRTINLTCSVTNYYPDIELFFLHGTKQLTTINQVEQTNVDSTKNMLISIEASPSETLYTCVASDVPGSRERKAASILVMLVESSIFIPSETIPVTVETVKEKSHGAIRAVKIVPIVLSGTAAVVFICWIWKRRHTHNDGTQGSPEVDADTSKVETSERDPMISKSAIDGKFILIHHNFQNKSVSTTS; from the exons ATGGCGGTTCCCAAAAGAAAACGACTGGTTCTCTGGATATTATGTGTTTTGAACGTTTGCTCCTTCATGTTCTTTACAG GGACTCGTGGTGATGTTCCTGATGATGTTGTCTACACTGAGTTACACAAAGATGTAAGAATAGGAGACAGAGCAGTTTTGACATGCCGGTTTAGAGGTTCACCATTGGCTGTCTACTGGAAAAAAGGTGACGACCCAAGAAATGCACCAAACCTTGTCTCATGGATTccaactgatgacgtcaccggTAAATGTGAAGGTCAAAGGGTATGTGAAATCAtggagatgaatgaaaattattccTTGGTCATCAAAGAAGTCGCTTTTGCAGAGAGAGGTCGATATACATGCAGAGTTGCGAACTACAAGGGGAACGTCATACACAACTTTACAGATGTCAGTTTATATG CTCCCCCGAAAGAACCCTTTCCAGTTATCAATGGGTGTTTTAATAATGTGTCGTCCGCCAGCAACCCGGAGTCTTGCAGTGTCCTGGCCAACCGAACTATTAACTTAACCTGCTCGGTGACTAATTACTATCCTGATATAGAACTTTTCTTCCTGCATGGAACTAAACAGCTGACTACCATAAATCAGGTGGAGCAAACTAATGTTGATTCAACAAAAAACATGTTGATTTCCATCGAGGCTAGCCCAAGTGAAACCTTATACACATGTGTTGCATCAGATGTACCCGGGTCGAGAGAACGGAAAGCCGCATCgatcttggtcatgttggtGGAATCATCTATTTTTATTCCCTCGGAAACAATTCCAGTAACTGTCGAGACTGTAAAAGAAAAGAGCCATGGTGCCATCAGAGCAGTGAAGATCG ttccGATAGTTCTCAGTGGGACAGCAGCAGTGGTTTTCATTTGTTGGATATGGAAACGTCGACATACCCACAATGATGGCACACAAG GCTCCCCCGAGGTGGATGCTGATACGAGTAAAGTCGAAACCTCTGAGAGAGATCCAATGATTTCAAAGTCAGCAATTGATGGTAAGTTTATACTAATacatcataactttcaaaataaAAGTGTTTCAACTACCTCCTGA